A window of Flavobacterium flavigenum contains these coding sequences:
- a CDS encoding DUF4861 family protein, with protein MKSIKLFFYFAFSIPMCFWAQNKAAISIENHSDLDRKEAVVAISWKNILERYPEIDTSNFVVINPKTKKQVIFQLEHRMSSVIQNLLVQVDIKAKSTLTLFVQKGKPEVFTVKTYARYVPERKDDFAWENDQIAFRTYGKAIEGSNEDAYGFDVWVKRTNKMVINERYKLADYHTDHGDGLDYYQVGHTLGAGNMAPYVKDTIRYSANYHRWKMLDNGPLRSTFQLIYDTWNAGGIKASVIKTISLDAGSQLSRIENSYTFDETQTLPVVAGISKRANPGKILLNEQQGIMAYWEPASDKNGTTATGVILTTPVSNMWADKIQLLAKTTVQNNEPIIYYSGAAWDKAGKFTDAKKWFDYLENFYHEINNPLVVSVK; from the coding sequence ATGAAGTCAATTAAACTCTTTTTTTATTTCGCTTTTAGTATTCCGATGTGTTTTTGGGCACAAAATAAGGCAGCTATTAGTATCGAAAACCATTCGGATTTAGATCGCAAAGAGGCTGTTGTAGCCATAAGCTGGAAAAACATTTTAGAACGTTATCCTGAAATCGATACTTCAAATTTTGTTGTAATTAATCCAAAAACGAAGAAACAGGTGATTTTTCAGTTAGAGCACCGAATGTCTTCTGTTATTCAGAATTTGCTGGTTCAGGTAGATATAAAAGCAAAATCAACACTGACTCTTTTTGTTCAGAAAGGAAAGCCCGAAGTATTTACAGTAAAGACCTATGCCAGGTATGTTCCGGAACGCAAAGATGATTTTGCATGGGAGAACGATCAGATTGCTTTTCGTACGTATGGCAAAGCAATTGAAGGGTCAAACGAAGATGCTTATGGTTTTGATGTATGGGTCAAACGAACTAATAAAATGGTCATTAATGAACGTTATAAACTGGCAGATTACCATACCGATCACGGAGATGGGTTGGATTATTATCAGGTTGGGCATACATTAGGTGCAGGAAATATGGCACCATATGTAAAAGATACTATTCGCTATTCAGCTAATTATCATCGGTGGAAAATGCTCGACAATGGTCCGTTACGATCCACTTTTCAATTGATTTATGATACATGGAATGCTGGCGGAATAAAAGCCAGTGTAATAAAAACCATATCACTCGATGCCGGTTCACAGCTCAGTCGCATCGAGAATAGCTACACTTTTGATGAAACACAAACATTGCCGGTTGTCGCAGGAATCAGCAAAAGAGCTAATCCCGGAAAGATTTTACTCAATGAACAGCAGGGAATTATGGCATATTGGGAGCCAGCTTCTGATAAAAATGGCACAACAGCTACAGGAGTCATATTGACGACGCCGGTCAGCAATATGTGGGCAGACAAAATACAGCTCTTAGCAAAAACTACAGTTCAAAATAATGAACCCATCATTTACTATTCAGGTGCGGCATGGGATAAAGCAGGAAAATTTACGGATGCAAAGAAATGGTTTGACTATCTGGAAAATTTTTATCATGAAATAAATAACCCTCTGGTTGTAAGTGTAAAATAG
- a CDS encoding glycoside hydrolase family 43 protein, translating into MKLVRILILAIIAGINPYLGNSQTIAFNNPIAEQRADPWVYKADNGDYYLIATVPEYDRIVLRKANSINGLKEAKEKEIWHKHEKGVMGSHIWAPELHRINGKWYIYFAAGESENIWNIRMWVLSNPSANPMEGKWTEEGQLKTQKESFSLDATTFEHKGKRYLIWAQNVRGGDNGTALVLSEMKNATTLTGPEIILTEPEFSWEREKYNVNEGPAVIKKNGKIFVTYSASATNHNYCMGLLWIDENTDLLNTANWHKAPAPVFYTNEELKRFGPGHNSFTTSEDGKSTIMIYHARDYKEIHGHELSDKNRATRARVVEWTKSGFPDFMQNKND; encoded by the coding sequence ATGAAATTAGTTCGAATTTTAATTTTGGCAATAATCGCCGGAATCAATCCATATCTGGGCAATTCACAAACCATTGCATTCAATAATCCAATTGCAGAGCAGCGAGCTGATCCATGGGTATATAAAGCAGATAATGGTGACTATTATTTAATTGCAACAGTGCCTGAATATGATCGTATTGTATTACGAAAAGCCAATAGTATTAACGGATTAAAAGAAGCGAAAGAAAAAGAAATCTGGCACAAACATGAAAAAGGAGTAATGGGCAGCCATATCTGGGCGCCTGAACTGCATAGAATAAACGGTAAATGGTATATTTATTTTGCTGCAGGGGAGTCTGAAAATATCTGGAATATAAGGATGTGGGTCTTGTCAAATCCTTCCGCAAATCCGATGGAAGGTAAATGGACAGAAGAAGGTCAGTTGAAAACACAAAAAGAATCGTTCTCTTTGGATGCAACTACTTTTGAGCATAAAGGCAAAAGATATCTTATATGGGCACAAAATGTAAGGGGTGGGGATAATGGAACTGCTTTGGTCCTGTCTGAAATGAAAAACGCAACCACTCTTACAGGACCTGAAATTATTTTAACAGAACCTGAATTCAGCTGGGAAAGGGAAAAATACAATGTAAACGAAGGTCCGGCCGTAATTAAAAAGAACGGAAAAATATTTGTAACCTATTCAGCCAGCGCCACAAATCATAACTATTGCATGGGTTTGTTATGGATTGATGAAAATACTGATTTACTGAATACTGCGAATTGGCATAAAGCTCCGGCACCCGTATTCTATACAAATGAAGAACTAAAAAGATTTGGGCCCGGACATAATTCATTTACTACAAGCGAAGACGGAAAATCTACTATAATGATTTATCATGCAAGGGATTACAAAGAAATTCACGGTCATGAATTATCTGATAAAAATCGTGCAACACGTGCAAGAGTTGTAGAATGGACAAAAAGCGGTTTCCCGGATTTTATGCAAAACAAAAATGATTAA
- a CDS encoding DUF6625 family protein: MDQEYSIALLTCWYGDYPWYFPYFIKSCAHNPTIDFIIVTGNTQEIPDKPLNVIIINKSLKDFKAVTATKFGFEVNFDNPYKICDFKPAYGLLFQDILEKYDYWGHGDIDMMYGDIRSFITPNICNQYDLISAHKDFITGTFCLFRNNDLMRTLFMESPDYQKAFSSNEYSGFDECDFLFDELQTPGITVFDFPDHISMTHVVCKAHKEKRIKVLFESYMHKRMSNKMRWDNGRIIYSNKKECLFYDMIQYKNECEDKTVIYPIPNIFYFNKKGINKNSFWRLAGLKMLPKRKIFKKVRIFQL; encoded by the coding sequence ATGGATCAAGAGTATTCGATAGCCCTGTTAACCTGCTGGTATGGAGATTACCCATGGTATTTCCCTTATTTCATCAAATCTTGTGCCCACAATCCAACAATTGACTTTATAATTGTAACAGGCAATACTCAGGAAATCCCGGATAAACCTTTAAATGTTATTATAATTAATAAATCATTAAAAGACTTCAAGGCTGTAACAGCTACAAAATTTGGTTTTGAAGTGAATTTCGACAATCCTTATAAAATATGTGACTTCAAGCCTGCTTATGGTTTACTGTTTCAGGATATTCTTGAGAAATATGATTATTGGGGACATGGTGATATTGATATGATGTATGGGGACATCAGGAGTTTTATCACACCCAATATCTGCAATCAATATGATCTTATAAGTGCACACAAGGATTTTATAACGGGAACATTTTGTTTGTTTCGCAATAATGATTTAATGCGGACTTTGTTTATGGAAAGCCCTGATTATCAAAAAGCTTTCTCTTCTAATGAATATTCAGGATTTGATGAATGTGATTTTCTATTTGATGAATTACAGACACCCGGTATAACAGTTTTCGACTTTCCAGATCATATAAGCATGACTCATGTAGTTTGTAAAGCACACAAAGAAAAAAGAATAAAGGTTCTTTTTGAGTCCTACATGCATAAAAGAATGAGTAATAAAATGAGGTGGGATAATGGACGGATTATATATTCAAATAAAAAAGAATGCTTGTTCTATGATATGATACAATACAAAAACGAATGTGAAGATAAAACCGTAATATACCCTATACCCAATATTTTTTATTTCAATAAAAAAGGCATTAATAAAAATAGTTTCTGGAGGTTAGCCGGACTAAAGATGTTACCCAAAAGGAAAATCTTTAAAAAAGTACGAATTTTTCAGCTTTAA
- a CDS encoding sensor histidine kinase: MPEVILIDPKTIFLLYFWGNFFTCILIFSYSFSYATIESRKILKWFGLGKLLLTIAWVLIILRNIIDNFLSINLANSMVFCACCYETVAMLSLLKTNTKKRFRLQIAITLAAIIIFNVGTFLGCTINTRVLIGAIGIFAIYLPPTIHYFTEKRKKNFFRTFYVLCYVVFEILIMVRAIYRYIYPQNIFFSHNTLDSLYSISLFLVALVGIIGFLLLVKEKQDHKIQKLLDDKNQFFSIISHDLRGPVGAAASLSELLAEDIEKYSREEIREISEILCQSNKNSYKLLENLLEWSRVQTGMITFSPKKIILNTLIEENIELHKNAALNKNIHLLFEPGDVIEVQADKNMIDTVLRNLLNNAIKFTDKNGKVEIKLIKKDRKIEVAVIDNGIGIPDEIKDKLFKINRKVIQKGTENETGSGLGLLLCSEFINIHKGKIWVENNDSKGTTFKFTLPLVSPRVVHV; this comes from the coding sequence ATGCCCGAAGTTATACTGATAGATCCAAAAACCATTTTTTTGCTATATTTTTGGGGAAATTTTTTTACCTGTATTCTTATTTTTAGTTATTCATTTTCCTATGCTACAATTGAAAGCAGAAAAATACTAAAATGGTTTGGTCTAGGAAAATTATTATTGACCATCGCATGGGTACTGATTATTTTAAGAAATATTATAGACAATTTTCTATCGATCAATCTGGCTAATTCTATGGTTTTTTGTGCCTGTTGTTATGAAACAGTAGCAATGTTATCGCTTCTTAAAACTAATACCAAAAAACGTTTCAGATTACAGATTGCAATTACGTTAGCTGCGATAATAATTTTTAATGTCGGAACCTTTTTAGGATGTACAATAAATACCCGTGTTTTAATAGGGGCAATTGGGATATTTGCCATTTATTTACCACCAACGATTCATTATTTTACTGAAAAAAGGAAGAAAAATTTTTTCAGAACATTTTATGTACTCTGTTATGTTGTATTTGAGATTCTGATCATGGTACGCGCTATTTACAGGTACATCTATCCGCAAAATATTTTTTTTTCCCACAATACACTGGACAGCCTTTATAGTATTAGCTTATTTCTGGTAGCCCTTGTTGGAATTATAGGTTTTTTGCTTCTGGTTAAAGAAAAACAAGATCATAAAATACAGAAACTTTTGGATGACAAAAACCAATTCTTTTCCATTATATCGCATGATTTGAGGGGACCGGTAGGCGCAGCAGCATCCCTTTCTGAATTATTGGCTGAAGACATAGAAAAATACAGCCGTGAAGAAATCAGAGAGATTTCGGAAATTTTATGTCAATCAAATAAAAACAGTTACAAATTACTGGAAAACCTTTTAGAATGGTCGAGAGTACAAACCGGAATGATTACATTCAGCCCTAAAAAGATAATCTTAAATACACTGATTGAAGAAAATATTGAACTACATAAAAATGCCGCATTAAATAAAAATATACATCTTTTATTTGAACCAGGTGATGTTATTGAAGTTCAAGCAGATAAAAATATGATTGATACTGTTTTACGGAATTTACTGAACAATGCAATTAAATTTACAGACAAAAATGGTAAAGTTGAAATAAAACTCATAAAAAAAGATCGAAAGATTGAAGTAGCTGTCATTGATAACGGGATTGGAATTCCTGATGAAATTAAAGACAAATTATTTAAAATTAACCGAAAAGTAATTCAAAAGGGAACAGAAAATGAAACAGGCAGCGGACTTGGTTTATTGCTCTGCAGCGAATTTATAAATATACATAAAGGAAAAATCTGGGTAGAAAACAATGATAGTAAAGGTACTACTTTTAAGTTTACCTTACCATTAGTAAGTCCAAGAGTTGTTCATGTGTAG
- a CDS encoding rhamnogalacturonan acetylesterase yields the protein MKLKFKTFLFCFAACLVIMSFIPKKSNSTTVYLIGDSTMADYTNNYEPGKDYMKTRYPITGWGQVFQQFFAKDSLKQIKNLIQSDSVRIDDRAKGGRSTRTFFQEGRWRAVYENLKKGDVVMMQFGHNDASVEKTERYVDIKGYKEFLRLFVSQTREKGAYPIILTPVARNYPWKDNVLNDVHGEYDKAPKDVAAEMQVPLIDLNKASRDFFTKKGKDFVSDNYFMNLPAGKYEAYPEGEKDNTHFQTKGAVEVARLVFEGMKELNSNFKK from the coding sequence ATGAAATTAAAATTTAAAACCTTCTTATTTTGCTTTGCAGCCTGCCTTGTAATAATGTCTTTTATACCAAAAAAATCAAATTCGACAACAGTCTACTTAATCGGAGATTCTACAATGGCTGATTATACCAATAATTATGAACCTGGAAAAGATTATATGAAAACGAGATATCCAATTACAGGTTGGGGTCAGGTCTTTCAGCAGTTTTTTGCAAAAGACAGTCTGAAACAAATAAAAAATTTAATACAATCAGATAGTGTCCGTATCGATGACAGGGCAAAGGGGGGAAGAAGTACAAGGACATTTTTTCAGGAAGGACGCTGGAGGGCAGTATATGAAAATCTCAAAAAAGGAGACGTTGTGATGATGCAGTTTGGTCATAATGACGCATCAGTTGAGAAAACAGAAAGATATGTAGATATAAAAGGTTATAAAGAATTTTTAAGACTGTTTGTATCACAGACAAGAGAAAAAGGGGCCTATCCAATTATCCTGACTCCTGTAGCCAGAAATTATCCATGGAAAGATAACGTTTTAAACGATGTACATGGCGAATACGATAAAGCTCCTAAAGATGTTGCTGCTGAAATGCAGGTGCCTTTAATAGATTTAAATAAAGCTTCAAGAGATTTTTTTACAAAAAAGGGAAAAGATTTTGTTTCTGACAATTATTTCATGAATTTACCTGCAGGAAAATACGAAGCATATCCAGAAGGCGAAAAAGACAACACTCATTTTCAAACCAAAGGTGCTGTAGAAGTTGCCAGGCTCGTTTTTGAAGGTATGAAAGAATTAAATTCTAATTTTAAAAAATAA
- a CDS encoding glycoside hydrolase family 130 protein, producing MRVSVIRKNIKFTPDSKRVVARYFVNGDERTKQMVLRIMTLNDKQVLETLEQTLREFARRHRNISAIFLRHCEKVRDVIESMQIDYEALSLDRKMLIGSFCTMEYAIESAAIFNPSIIEDFDQSGLEAGEKRVIISFRATGEGHISSIVFRRGILDRDNNLQVMKIGHNIDKAEIIHKSFFNKERFLLKLSEMHTQDKYITQIMQDLPDEFEYAVLKDVINTALSDPSIREERRTALNEIFWLAKSFYDVEFKHDSDLTERVIFPISDSESRGIEDARFVRFTDDDGSSRVMATYTAYNGHTILPKLISTEDFYTFRVMPLHGAGAQNKNLALFPRKIKGKYAMLARIDGVNNYIMYSDRVTQWNTPILLQEPRYTWEFTQIGNCGSPLWTEEGWLVITHGVGTMRRYCIGASLFDLDDPSKEIGRLTEPLLSPLEDEREGYVPNVVYSCGAIIHNNSLILPYAVSDYSSTYAVVDMVELLDALKKSK from the coding sequence ATGCGTGTATCAGTCATACGAAAAAATATAAAATTTACACCGGATTCAAAAAGAGTCGTAGCACGATATTTTGTCAATGGTGATGAGCGGACTAAACAAATGGTACTTCGCATAATGACATTAAACGACAAACAAGTATTAGAAACCCTGGAGCAAACACTTCGTGAATTTGCCAGACGTCACCGAAATATTTCTGCTATATTTTTAAGACACTGCGAAAAAGTGCGTGATGTTATTGAAAGCATGCAGATTGATTATGAAGCTTTGTCTCTTGACCGAAAAATGCTAATTGGTTCTTTTTGTACAATGGAGTATGCAATAGAATCTGCCGCTATTTTCAATCCGTCTATTATAGAAGATTTTGACCAGAGTGGTCTCGAAGCAGGAGAAAAAAGGGTTATTATTTCTTTTCGGGCAACAGGTGAAGGCCACATCTCATCAATTGTTTTCAGAAGAGGAATTCTGGACAGGGATAATAACCTGCAGGTTATGAAAATTGGGCATAATATTGATAAAGCTGAGATTATACACAAAAGTTTTTTCAATAAGGAGCGATTTTTATTGAAATTATCTGAAATGCATACACAAGACAAGTACATAACCCAAATTATGCAGGATTTGCCTGATGAGTTTGAATATGCAGTACTAAAAGACGTTATAAATACTGCTTTGAGTGACCCATCAATTCGTGAAGAAAGAAGAACTGCATTAAACGAAATATTCTGGCTCGCAAAATCATTTTATGATGTTGAGTTCAAGCATGATTCTGATCTTACAGAGCGGGTTATATTTCCCATATCCGATTCTGAAAGTCGCGGCATAGAAGATGCCCGCTTTGTCCGTTTTACAGATGATGACGGCTCTTCGCGTGTAATGGCTACCTATACAGCTTATAACGGCCATACCATATTACCAAAACTAATTTCTACTGAAGATTTTTATACTTTTAGGGTAATGCCTTTGCATGGTGCCGGGGCACAAAATAAAAATCTGGCCTTGTTTCCAAGAAAAATAAAAGGCAAATATGCGATGCTTGCCAGAATAGACGGTGTTAATAATTATATCATGTATTCTGACAGAGTTACCCAATGGAATACCCCTATTCTTCTTCAGGAACCTCGTTATACCTGGGAGTTTACACAAATTGGAAACTGCGGATCTCCGTTGTGGACAGAAGAAGGCTGGCTTGTTATTACACACGGCGTAGGTACTATGAGACGTTATTGCATTGGCGCTTCCCTGTTTGATCTTGATGATCCTTCTAAAGAAATTGGAAGACTTACAGAACCATTGTTATCACCACTTGAAGACGAACGCGAAGGGTATGTACCTAATGTTGTTTATTCTTGTGGAGCCATTATTCATAACAATAGTCTGATATTGCCTTATGCGGTATCAGATTATTCATCAACTTATGCTGTAGTTGATATGGTAGAATTATTAGATGCTTTGAAGAAGAGTAAATAG
- a CDS encoding TIGR03915 family putative DNA repair protein — MTEVIYDGTYEGWLTAIFEVYEFKLSDIVFAKNETSGTLLFATSHLVVTDISKAKRVLDGLKLRLSAEGFSDMYKAFLSELPDIEETMFQFVQHVFANTKNVEEDFSNNAVWDLRKAIRLTRKEAHRMEAFVRFKLTKEQLYYAIIEPDCDVLPLIESHFKNRYADQRWLIYDAKRKYGIYYDLENVATIELQFNMKVTSSKYLNEICDEQEEFFQNLWRRYFSSVTIESRKNMKLHIQHMPKRYWKHLIEKIPNGN, encoded by the coding sequence ATGACAGAAGTAATTTACGACGGAACTTATGAAGGATGGCTTACGGCTATATTTGAAGTTTATGAGTTTAAACTTTCTGATATTGTATTTGCAAAAAATGAAACTTCTGGAACATTGCTTTTTGCAACTTCTCATTTAGTGGTAACGGATATCTCAAAAGCAAAACGTGTTTTAGACGGATTAAAGCTACGACTTTCGGCAGAAGGTTTTTCAGATATGTATAAGGCATTTTTGTCTGAACTTCCAGACATAGAAGAAACAATGTTTCAGTTTGTACAGCATGTATTTGCTAATACAAAAAATGTAGAAGAAGATTTTAGTAATAATGCCGTGTGGGATCTTAGAAAAGCAATACGGCTGACGAGAAAAGAGGCGCATCGAATGGAAGCATTTGTTCGTTTTAAACTAACGAAAGAGCAATTGTATTATGCAATCATTGAACCAGACTGTGATGTTTTACCTCTAATAGAAAGTCATTTTAAAAATCGTTATGCAGATCAGCGCTGGTTAATTTATGATGCAAAACGTAAATATGGTATTTATTATGATCTTGAAAATGTTGCAACTATAGAATTGCAGTTTAATATGAAAGTTACATCATCTAAATATTTAAACGAAATCTGTGATGAGCAGGAAGAGTTTTTTCAAAATCTTTGGCGGCGTTATTTTAGCAGCGTTACGATTGAATCACGGAAAAATATGAAACTCCATATTCAGCATATGCCAAAACGCTATTGGAAACATTTAATTGAAAAAATTCCAAATGGGAATTGA
- a CDS encoding putative DNA modification/repair radical SAM protein yields the protein MVNDRVMEKLGILADAAKYDVSCSSALSKRENKNKGLGNAKGYGICHAFTEDGRCVSLLKILLTNHCIFDCAYCVSRKSNDIKRAAFTVQEVVDLTIGFYRRNYIEGLFLSSGIFDNADFTMERLVRIAKKLRNEHNFNGYIHLKAIPGASDELLKEAGLYADRLSVNVEMPTEKSLKLLAPDKNHIDVISPMKYLKNEIIGYKEEKKSNYKTPLFAPAGQSTQMVIGATQENDLEILGMADYFYQQMNMKRVYYSGYVPISYDNRLPAIGTPVPIIRENRLYQADWLIRYYGFDVNEIVGFNQPNLDLDIDPKLGWALRNLNQFPVDINTADLEIIKRIPGIGYLSAQKIVAARKFKKLLPHDLQKMGIAYSRSKYFLAFATPFQLQKDLTSIQIKDHILNFQKSKYKNDFSNQLALF from the coding sequence ATGGTAAATGATAGAGTGATGGAGAAGCTGGGAATATTGGCAGATGCTGCAAAATATGATGTTTCCTGTTCGTCGGCCTTAAGTAAACGTGAAAATAAAAATAAAGGTTTGGGAAATGCTAAAGGTTATGGTATTTGTCACGCCTTCACCGAAGATGGGCGCTGTGTGTCGCTGCTAAAAATCTTGCTCACAAACCATTGTATTTTTGATTGTGCCTATTGTGTAAGCAGAAAAAGCAATGATATTAAACGAGCAGCCTTTACTGTACAAGAGGTTGTTGACCTTACAATTGGCTTTTACAGGAGAAACTATATTGAGGGACTTTTTTTAAGTTCGGGTATTTTTGATAATGCTGATTTCACTATGGAGCGTTTGGTGAGAATTGCTAAAAAATTGCGTAATGAACATAACTTTAATGGCTACATTCATTTGAAGGCGATTCCGGGAGCCAGTGATGAATTGCTGAAGGAAGCAGGTCTATACGCTGACCGTTTGAGTGTAAATGTCGAAATGCCAACAGAAAAGAGTCTTAAATTATTAGCACCAGATAAAAATCATATTGACGTGATTAGTCCTATGAAATATCTTAAAAATGAAATTATTGGGTATAAAGAAGAAAAAAAATCAAATTATAAAACACCTCTTTTTGCTCCCGCCGGGCAAAGCACCCAAATGGTAATTGGGGCAACACAAGAAAATGACCTTGAGATTCTTGGAATGGCAGATTATTTTTATCAGCAAATGAATATGAAACGGGTGTATTATTCGGGTTATGTTCCCATTAGTTATGACAATCGCCTGCCTGCCATTGGAACGCCTGTTCCTATAATACGTGAAAACCGTTTGTATCAGGCGGACTGGCTCATTCGCTATTACGGATTTGATGTAAATGAAATTGTCGGGTTCAATCAGCCTAATCTTGATCTTGATATCGATCCAAAGCTTGGATGGGCTTTGCGCAACCTGAATCAATTTCCTGTTGATATTAATACGGCCGATTTGGAAATAATAAAACGAATTCCCGGAATTGGATATTTAAGTGCGCAAAAAATTGTAGCAGCAAGGAAGTTTAAAAAACTGCTTCCGCACGATTTACAAAAAATGGGAATTGCATATTCGCGTTCCAAATATTTCCTGGCTTTTGCTACGCCATTTCAACTTCAGAAAGATTTAACATCGATTCAAATCAAGGATCATATCTTAAATTTCCAAAAAAGTAAATATAAAAACGATTTTTCTAATCAACTTGCTTTATTTTAA